The segment AAATGAAGGATAAACTCAGTTTAGAAATTGTAGGTCAAGCGGAAGCCATTAGCAGTGTGACGAAATCAATTCAGCGAACACGTGCGGGATTGAAAAGTCCAAATCGTCCGATTGGCGTTTTTCTATTTCTGGGTCCAACGGGAGTGGGAAAAACAGAATTGGCAAAAGTGCTCGCAAAATATCTCTTTAATCATGCAGATTCCCTAGTCAAAATAGATATGTCGGAATATGGTGAGCGCTTTTCGGTTTCTCGCTTAATTGGTGCGCCTCCCGGCTATGTAGGGTATGAAGAAGGTGGCGAATTAACTGAAAGAATTCGGCGAAACCCTTATTCTGTAATTTTATTTGATGAAATAGAAAAAGCCCATCCTGATATTTTTAATGTGTTACTCCAGCTTTTTGATGAAGGTATACTAACCGATGGGTTAGGAAGAAAAGTAGATTTTAAGAATGCTATTATTATTATGACTTCTAATCTTGCGACAAAAGAGATACAAGGTGGTGGAACTTATGGTTTTATCGAAAATTCAGCGGATAATAATTATCAAGGAATCAAGGAACGTGTTTTGGATCAAGTGAAGACCACTTTTAATCCGGAATTTTTAAATAGAATTGACGAAACAGTAGTTTTTCACCCCCTTTCTGAAAAAGATGTGTTAGAGATAATTGATCTTCAACTAAACGATTTAATGGAGAATCTTGACAAAAAATCCATTCATTTAACGATTACAAAAAAAGCAAAGCAGCTTGTATTGAAAAAAGGATACAGCGTCGAATACGGCGTCCGACGACTTCGCAGAGAAATCCAATCATTGCTTGAGGATCCACTTTCAGAAAAATTGCTCGAACGTACATTTTTGGATGGCGATGCCATAAAGGTGGATGTAAAAAAATCAGAAATGACATTTTCAAATGTAAAAAGAAAACCTTCATCTAAATCATCTCGTCCCGTTTTAAAACGAAACCCCAAAACTAAAACAACCAAGATTTAACCGGAAATTCTGCCATATGTAGGCATAATTCGACTAAATTATAGCACATTCTGCCATATAGGTTAACTATTACAATTGGCATATTTATTGAGTAATGATTAGCAACAAACATTATTCAAATACGATTGGAGAACAAACATGGGTAAAATTATAGGAATTGATTTAGGAACAACAAACTCTTGTGTGGCTGTATTAGAAGGCGGAGAGCCTACAGTAATTACAAGCCCGGAAGGCGGGAGAACCACTCCGTCCGTCGTCGCATTTACGAAAGATGGAGAACGAATGGTTGGTCAGCCTGCAAAACGTCAGGCGGTTACCAATCCTGAAAATACCGTTTTTTCAATTAAGCGATTTATGGGTCGGAATTTTGAAGAAGTCGGGACGGAACTCGAAGAAGTTCCATATAAAGTATCCCAAAAAGCTGGTGGCGGTTTGGTAATTGAAGCTGGGGATAACCAATATTCTCCACCCGAAATTAGTGCAATGACGCTTCAAAAATTGAAACAAATGGCTGAAGATCATTTGGGAACCAGCGTGGAAGAAGCCGTTATTACGGTCCCGGCTTACTTTAATGATACTCAAAGGCAGGCTACGAAAGATGCCGGAAAAATTGCCGGACTCAATGTTCGTAGAATCATTAATGAACCCACAGCAGCATCGCTTGCATACGGAATTGATAGCAAGAAAGAAGAAAAAATTGCCGTGTTTGACTTAGGTGGTGGAACCTTTGATATTTCCATTTTAGAGCTTGGCGATGGCGTATGTGAGGTAAAATCTACTAATGGCGATACACATTTGGGCGGCGATGATTTCGATCAACGAATCATTAACTGGATGGCAGATGAATTCAAAAAAAGTGATGGAATTGATCTGAAAAAAGATCCAATGGCGCTCCAGAGATTAAGAGAATCAGCGGAAAATGCTAAGAAAGAATTGTCAAGCTCGAAGCAAACGGATATCAATTTACCGTTTGTTACTGCAGATGCTTCTGGTCCGAAACATTTAAATTTAAATTTGACGCGTGCGAAATTTGAAGATTTAGTTGATGATTTAATAAATCGAACAGTTGATCCTTGCATCAAAGCGATTAGCGATGCTGGTCTTTCCGCAAAGGAAATTGATGAAGTCATTCTTGTTGGTGGATCCACACGCATCCCAAAAATTCAGGAAAAAGTAAAAGAAATTTTTGGAAAAGACCCTAACCGAAGCGTAAACCCAGACGAGGTTGTAGCTGTTGGTGCTGCCATTCAGGGTGGCGTGCTTGCAGGTGACGTGGATGATATTTTGTTGTTGGATGTCACTCCACTGACTTTGGGTATTGAAACTCTTGGAGGCGTAAGAACGTCTTTAATTGAAAGAAATACTACCATCCCATCAAAAAAGTCAGAGGTCTTCAGCACAGCTGCAGATGGTCAGACTACGGTGGAAATTCACGTTCTTCAAGGTGAAAGAGAGATGGCATTGGATAATAAAACCATTGGAAGATTCCATTTGGACGGAATTCCCTCTGCTCCAAGAGGTGTGCCACAAATTGAAGTATCGTTTGACATAGATGCAAACGGAATTCTAAATGTGAATGCAAAGGATAAGGCTACTGGTAAAGAACAAAGTATTCGGATTGAAGCATCCAGCGGGCTTTCTGAAAATGAAATTGATAAAATGGTTCAAGATGCAAAAAAGAATGAATCAGAGGATCAGAAAAAACGCGAGGACGTAGATGTTCATAATCAGGCTGAACAGTTGATTTACCAAACGGAAAAAAACCTTGAAGAATTCAAGGAAAAGCTTGATGATGCAGAAGCTGATCCTCTTAAAGCTGCTGTTGAAAAGCTCAAAAATGCACATAAAGCTTCGAATCTTGATGATATTAAATCCTCAATAGATGAAGTGAATCAGCTTTGGAATGCGATTGCAACCAAGATGTATGATGATTCGAAAAAGGAATCTCCCTCGCAGGATGAAGAACCTGATAAAAAATCGAAAGATAAGAAGGATGGAGAGATAGAAGATGCTGACTTTGAAGTCGTAGAATAACATCAATTTCGACCAAACATAAAAAAGCGTCCACCCGGACGCTTTTTTTGTATTTGGAACTGCTCTTCAGTATATTCGTTAATAAGGAAAACCTAACATTTCATTGAAAAAAACTAAAACAACATTTATTTTATTCATTCTAGCAATTGTTATTGCCGGAGGTTTTCTGTCTAGAGTCAGTTTATGGGAAGCTAACATTGAAGCATTCCTCAACGGAAACATTAAACAAGGTGGATGGAAAGCAACCATTGGATCTTTAGACGGGCATTTACTTTCAACCGTATCCGCACACAATATTCAATTTGAACATCGTGATAGTACACAGGTGATTGTTTCTTATACGGAGACCAATATCAATATCTGGCGATCGATTCTTTTTGGCGGGATCAATATGGATCGCATCATGATAAATGGACTTCAGGTAAAACCAGGTAACATTTCTTTGAAAAAACCAACAGACGAATTTCAAATTCCTAATTTTCAACTACCAGATATAAAATTTGATTTAAAGAATTTTGAATTAGATGGATCTGTTCCGTTAACGATCAAGGATGAAATGCGCCTTTATTCAATTTTCTTTAAGGGTGATTACAGTCAAGATGATGGAAAAGCTCTACTCCAGATTGATGAATTTTCTGGAAGCTCAAGTAAAACACCGGTTGGTTTTTCTGTTTATAATGTATTGGCAGAATTGGATTCATCTCGATTTCACATGTTTACCGAAAATGGCATTGTAATGGGCATTGGGTTTAATGGGTCTATTAATGCAACGTTTGATGAAATACCTTCCTTAAAGTTGGATTTAGAATTTGACGAATACATTATCCCTGAAAGACTTTTCGAAAAACTTCCCCTTCAACCTAAATTTTCCAGTTTAAAGACTAAAGTTCATCTCTCTTCTGATTTCCATACAATGGATGGCGATGTTTCTGTACGAAATGATCTTGGGCTTGATATGAAAGGAAAAATATCACTTAGTAATGAATCGGACCATATCGTCATTAACCAAATCAATATGAAAAGTGAAACTGCTCAGCTTACTCTGCAGGGAATTTTTGAATATGCTGGACATTTTAACGGCACCGTTAGCTTAACTCATTTGGATTTAAGTGAATGGATGTTACAAGAGCAAAATACCGATTTAACCGGATTTGTACTTTTTGAAGGATTGATCGATTCAGGTCAAGTAAGTGACCTTGATTTAACTGCAGAGATTCAAGAGACCGAATTATATAGTGAAAAGGATATCACCATGTCTGGGTCTATTCAATTTCATGATAATCTTATTTCTATTTCCCACCCCTTAACTCTTGCCATCGGCCCGAGTTCTATTATAGTGCAAGGCGAAGCAGATTTTGCATCAGAATTTGTAGATATCAGTCTTGATTTAAAAGATGCTGATGTATTTCTTATTAATAAATTTTGGTCAGATTCTCTCACTAGCGGAACTGCTACAGGGTCCCTAAAGCTAAAGGGTCCTATGGATGTTCCAACTGTGAAAGCAGAATTGATTTGTAAGGATGTTGGATTGCAAAATATTCACTTAAAGTATGT is part of the Candidatus Neomarinimicrobiota bacterium genome and harbors:
- the dnaK gene encoding molecular chaperone DnaK, which gives rise to MGKIIGIDLGTTNSCVAVLEGGEPTVITSPEGGRTTPSVVAFTKDGERMVGQPAKRQAVTNPENTVFSIKRFMGRNFEEVGTELEEVPYKVSQKAGGGLVIEAGDNQYSPPEISAMTLQKLKQMAEDHLGTSVEEAVITVPAYFNDTQRQATKDAGKIAGLNVRRIINEPTAASLAYGIDSKKEEKIAVFDLGGGTFDISILELGDGVCEVKSTNGDTHLGGDDFDQRIINWMADEFKKSDGIDLKKDPMALQRLRESAENAKKELSSSKQTDINLPFVTADASGPKHLNLNLTRAKFEDLVDDLINRTVDPCIKAISDAGLSAKEIDEVILVGGSTRIPKIQEKVKEIFGKDPNRSVNPDEVVAVGAAIQGGVLAGDVDDILLLDVTPLTLGIETLGGVRTSLIERNTTIPSKKSEVFSTAADGQTTVEIHVLQGEREMALDNKTIGRFHLDGIPSAPRGVPQIEVSFDIDANGILNVNAKDKATGKEQSIRIEASSGLSENEIDKMVQDAKKNESEDQKKREDVDVHNQAEQLIYQTEKNLEEFKEKLDDAEADPLKAAVEKLKNAHKASNLDDIKSSIDEVNQLWNAIATKMYDDSKKESPSQDEEPDKKSKDKKDGEIEDADFEVVE